A region of Saccopteryx leptura isolate mSacLep1 chromosome X, mSacLep1_pri_phased_curated, whole genome shotgun sequence DNA encodes the following proteins:
- the LOC136386493 gene encoding zinc finger protein 449-like: MDTVFRCAMQAALNLGSTFPEYDIDSEVFRQRFRQFRFKEAAGPHEVFNKLRELCYQWLKPKLRSKEQILELLVLEQFLTILPRELETWVTEQRPETTERAVSLLEDLQTEFELPEPQIFTPDMLLDDLAAVGMADIPPNIHVEVPPLQAVGPVSEAPVAEAWIPPAGLQELSYGAAGEGQPLLDPAAVLGAESSTVALDLRT; encoded by the exons ATGGATACTGTCTTCCGTTGTGCAATGCAGGCCGCCTTGAATCTGGGCTCGACGTTTCCAGAGTATGATATTGACTCGGAAGTCTTCCGTCAGCGCTTCAGGCAGTTCCGTTTCAAAGAAGCAGCTGGGCCTCATGAAGTTTTCAACAAACTCCGGGAGCTTTGCTATCAGTGGCTGAAGCCAAAGCTGCGATCTAAGGAACAAATCCTGGAGCTTCTAGTGTTGGAGCAATTCCTAACAATTCTGCCCCGGGAGCTAGAGACCTGGGTGACAGAACAACGCCCAGAGACTACAGAAAGAGCAGTGTCACTATTAGAAGACTTACAGACTGAATTTGAGCTACCAGAGCCACAG ATCTTTACCCCGGACATGCTTTTGGATGACCTGGCAGCAGTTGGAATGGCAGACATACCACCAAACATCCACGTGGAGGTACCCCCTCTCCAAGCAGTGGGACCTGTCTCCGAGGCCCCAGTGGCAGAGGCGTGGATCCCACCGGCAGGGTTGCAGGAGCTGAGCTATGGTGCTGCTGGGGAAGGCCAGCCCCTTCTGGACCCTG CGGCAGTGCTGGGTGCAGAGAGCAGCACTGTTGCTCTTGATTTGCGTACTTGA
- the LOC136386492 gene encoding zinc finger protein 449-like, whose product MTLTSSKVLQIGPASLKAGTGTKEYCARLRKQGDSSQSLSVWCYTKRGSWTDDDTPGLVLMGHPQSEPDPAAASERDLQDCKEVQQLLELLDFKIDRNALLGPSSPEDSEEPKTQLENHTEQLPGDHALPVDDWNPFPGDRAQRSNKEQPLSSSALEQNSVQKQAHRCIQCGKCFVSKKVLKGHLRIHSGELPHECLECGKRFLRKSNLQRHLRVHSREAPYKCSACEKRFTRASQLMEHQETSSPQGVYTCPDCRSQFCVRKYFMQHQKSHTTVKPHKCHSCGKRFSQKRDLHVHHMAHTAERPFVCEQCGKSYRQKSSLAFHLRNHPRGEAIVLQAS is encoded by the exons ATGACGTTGACATCCAGCAAGGTGCTCCAGATTGGGCCAGCTTCTTTGAAGGCTGGCACTGGCACCAAGGAGTACTGTGCCAGGCTGAGGAAGCAAGGGgacagttctcagtctctttcGGTTTGGTGCTACACAAAAAGGGGCAGCTGGACTGACGATGATACTCCTGGCCTTGTTCTCATGG GACACCCACAATCAGAGCCTGACCCTGCAGCGGCCTCGGAGAGAGACCTACAGGATTGCAAGGAAGTGCAACAACTGTTGGAATTGCTTGACTTCAAGATAG acAGAAATGCACTTCTTGGTCCCAGTTCACCAGAAGACTCTGAAGAGCCAAAAACTCAACTGGAAAATCACACAGAGCAGCTACCCGGAGACCACGCATTGCCTGTTGATGACTGGAACCCCTTTCCAGGAGACAGAGCTCAGAGATCCAACAAGGAACAACCCCTCAGCTCCAGTGCCCTTGAGCAAAACAGTGTCCAAAAGCAAGCACACCGATGTATTCAGTGTGGGAAATGTTTTGTTTCCAAGAAGGTACTTAAAGGGCACCTAAGAATTCATTCAGGAGAGCTCCCTCATGAGTGCCTTGAATGTGGGAAAAGATTCCTTCGTAAGTCCAACCTACAACGGCACCTCCGAGTTCATTCAAGGGAGGCACCCTATAAGTGCAGTGCGTGTGAGAAGCGATTCACTCGGGCGTCACAACTCATGGAACACCAGGAAACCTCTTCTCCTCAAGGAGTGTACACTTGCCCTGACTGTAGGTCGCAATTttgtgttagaaaatattttatgcaacaCCAAAAAAGCCACACAACTGTAAAACCCCATAAATGTCACAGTTGTGGGAAGAGATTTAGTCAAAAAAGAGACCTTCATGTGCACCACATGGCACACACTGCAGAGAGACCGTTTGTGTGTGAGCAGTGTGGGAAAAGCTATAGACAGAAATCAAGCCTTGCTTTTCATTTAAGAAACCATCCTAGGGGAGAAGCCATTGTTCTACAAGCTTCTTAA